In Hyphomicrobiales bacterium 4NK60-0047b, a single genomic region encodes these proteins:
- a CDS encoding PepSY domain-containing protein, protein MTKRKTAILRSSTKLHKWLGWTGGLALLFFAISGMTHPLMTWTGPKAASFFPPQVKISSEHAAQIPKILQHNAIDSAIMVKIIPSKEGALLQVTQSNEVPRRYFDLTTGTEKLNYDMKQAVWLARYYSGLKSTPIKTINFQTEFSSAYPWVNRLLPVYRVEFETSDNKTTFIYTELGALAGMTNNWKTSVQTIFRTFHSWAWLDDFEYARIILMMLLLLSLLGMAITGIALIFMIKKRSIPDDRRKWHRVLSFAIWLPLLFFTASGIYHLLQYSFGDNHRGLKLGQPIDLSASRFGENLAWLDEFKGKAFNSLSLVEGITNGAKTPSLLYRISIPKGKPGQAVSRSKRFKGMATEKQSYYFDALTGEKAKLNDKELNDKDMALYIAKTQFGFSMEQLQQTKLVTHFGPHYDFRNKRLPVWRLDFNTPKGDKLFIDPATGMLVDRLVNLERYEGYSFSFLHKWNFLAPLIGREKRDIVISVILIAAIGFTVLGYLMLFKRRRSSS, encoded by the coding sequence ATGACGAAACGAAAAACAGCTATTTTGCGAAGTAGCACAAAGTTACATAAATGGCTTGGGTGGACAGGTGGGTTGGCATTGTTGTTTTTTGCCATTTCTGGAATGACCCATCCACTTATGACATGGACGGGGCCGAAAGCGGCCTCGTTCTTTCCCCCACAAGTTAAGATCTCTTCTGAGCATGCTGCTCAAATTCCTAAAATTTTGCAGCATAACGCTATCGATAGCGCTATTATGGTCAAGATCATTCCTTCTAAAGAGGGTGCTCTTCTACAAGTCACTCAATCAAATGAAGTGCCGCGTCGGTATTTTGACCTTACAACTGGTACTGAGAAATTAAACTACGATATGAAGCAAGCCGTTTGGTTGGCGCGGTATTATTCTGGTTTAAAATCAACGCCTATAAAAACAATTAATTTTCAGACCGAATTTTCTTCGGCTTATCCTTGGGTGAACAGGCTGCTTCCTGTTTACCGTGTTGAATTTGAAACCTCAGATAATAAAACAACTTTCATCTACACAGAACTTGGCGCACTTGCTGGCATGACCAACAACTGGAAAACATCTGTTCAAACCATCTTTCGAACATTTCATAGCTGGGCCTGGCTAGATGATTTTGAATATGCTCGCATCATCTTGATGATGCTGCTTTTGCTCTCTTTATTGGGAATGGCAATAACTGGTATTGCTTTGATCTTCATGATTAAGAAGCGCTCTATTCCTGATGACCGCCGCAAATGGCACCGCGTGCTCTCATTTGCCATTTGGTTACCTTTATTGTTTTTTACAGCAAGTGGTATCTACCATCTTCTGCAATATTCTTTTGGAGACAACCACCGCGGGTTAAAACTTGGACAACCTATCGACCTTAGTGCCTCTCGGTTTGGTGAAAACCTTGCCTGGTTAGATGAATTCAAGGGTAAGGCCTTTAATAGTCTCTCCCTTGTTGAGGGAATTACTAATGGAGCAAAAACGCCTAGTTTGCTCTATCGCATTAGCATTCCTAAAGGCAAACCGGGGCAAGCCGTTTCTCGATCGAAACGCTTCAAGGGAATGGCAACTGAAAAGCAATCCTATTATTTTGACGCCCTTACAGGTGAAAAAGCAAAACTGAATGATAAAGAACTGAATGATAAAGACATGGCGCTTTATATTGCAAAAACTCAGTTTGGTTTTTCAATGGAACAGCTGCAACAGACAAAATTGGTCACACATTTTGGACCGCATTATGATTTTCGTAACAAGCGCTTACCCGTCTGGCGGCTAGATTTTAACACCCCTAAAGGTGACAAACTTTTTATCGACCCAGCAACCGGCATGCTTGTTGACCGTCTAGTTAATCTTGAGCGCTATGAGGGTTATTCCTTTTCATTTTTGCACAAATGGAACTTCCTTGCCCCGCTCATTGGGAGAGAGAAAAGAGACATTGTCATTTCAGTTATTTTGATAGCGGCGATTGGTTTTACCGTTCTTGGGTATCTTATGTTGTTTAAGCGTCGTCGCTCTTCTTCATAG
- a CDS encoding MotA/TolQ/ExbB proton channel family protein — translation MLLHSYFENSLLLNIINKGGPVVLILLGLSIIAVTIIIFKFAHFTFLRVGSARKLDKILSHWEANQLEEALSLSQKQPSPIRASLTGTMTALANGQPVASVREDATRLASNHLSSIKSNLRILDLISQIAPLLGLFGTVVGMIDAFHKLQAAGDQVNPAILAGGIWVALLTTAVGLAVAIPVSMALSWFDSRIERQRQVLENALSALFTGRIADPDTQTQNLKQSA, via the coding sequence ATGTTACTTCATTCTTATTTTGAAAATAGTTTGCTTTTAAACATCATCAATAAAGGGGGGCCTGTTGTTCTCATTTTATTAGGTCTGTCTATTATTGCCGTTACTATCATTATTTTTAAATTTGCTCACTTTACCTTTTTAAGAGTTGGTAGCGCTCGCAAGTTAGATAAGATTTTGTCTCACTGGGAAGCAAACCAACTTGAGGAAGCTTTATCTCTTTCTCAAAAACAGCCCAGCCCCATTCGTGCCAGCTTGACGGGTACCATGACCGCGCTTGCGAATGGTCAACCTGTTGCGTCTGTTCGAGAAGACGCAACACGATTGGCTTCTAATCATTTAAGTTCTATCAAGTCGAATTTGCGAATTCTTGACCTTATCTCACAAATTGCCCCGCTTCTTGGATTGTTTGGGACTGTGGTTGGAATGATTGACGCCTTTCATAAACTTCAGGCTGCTGGAGACCAAGTGAACCCAGCAATATTAGCTGGTGGTATATGGGTTGCTCTTCTTACAACCGCTGTAGGGCTTGCTGTGGCCATTCCGGTTTCCATGGCTCTTAGCTGGTTTGATAGCCGCATTGAGCGACAAAGACAGGTGCTGGAAAATGCTTTAAGCGCACTTTTTACTGGCCGCATTGCTGATCCTGATACTCAAACTCAAAACTTGAAGCAATCTGCATAG
- a CDS encoding response regulator, whose amino-acid sequence MSDLTETTLIMLDDNVDEIFLTRRIVRSCGFVNRFISEQNSEDLVSTLDDLVKQGISKDSFLLFLDINMPRIDGFEILKTIREHPVYNNIPVFMLSSSEDLEDKNRSESLGSNGYIIKPFSDTQFFNVLKDIPNIKKKLLQ is encoded by the coding sequence ATGAGCGATCTCACTGAGACAACTTTGATTATGTTAGATGACAATGTGGATGAAATTTTTCTCACACGAAGAATTGTTAGAAGTTGTGGTTTTGTAAATCGTTTTATAAGTGAACAAAACTCGGAAGACCTCGTTTCAACCTTAGATGATTTGGTTAAACAGGGCATAAGCAAAGATAGTTTTTTACTTTTTCTTGATATTAACATGCCGCGAATAGATGGTTTTGAAATTTTAAAAACAATTCGCGAACACCCTGTTTACAATAATATTCCCGTTTTTATGCTCTCTTCATCTGAGGATTTGGAAGACAAAAACCGCTCTGAGAGCCTTGGAAGCAATGGCTATATTATAAAACCATTTTCAGATACTCAATTTTTTAATGTCTTAAAAGACATACCCAACATAAAGAAAAAGCTACTGCAGTGA
- a CDS encoding NnrS family protein, translating to MAISSNDAPVSFSIFSYGFRPFFLAAGAYAILPIIPWLLYLMNLIEPSIPLQAWHAHEMIFGFVTAGIAGFLLSAIPNWTNTPPITGKNLKILFSLWFAGRFAFWLFLFFDHPFFSYLLFIDMLLPIAQFIHVSKVLISAKNNRNYIFIGILFSLALANFLAILDINDYSISRSSSGAIFATNILMITLSVIGGRVIPNFTRNYLKQKNNPYEIGKFSLVEKPALTLLILIAVLDLFSPHSIASYMIALLASIIHFIRFSRWGGGKTLENPIVWVLHLAYFLMIIALLLKGGQGVVNLPFNLYLHCFTVGSVGLFMIAIMSRASLGHTGRPLIVNSVISLAYLFVLFSALIRIVTPFFPSLLSIGMALSIGLWSVAYTLFLKIYIPILIAPRIDGKAG from the coding sequence ATGGCCATTTCCTCTAATGATGCCCCTGTAAGCTTTTCTATTTTTTCATACGGATTTCGACCATTTTTTTTGGCCGCGGGAGCCTATGCTATTTTGCCAATAATCCCGTGGCTGCTTTATCTAATGAATTTAATAGAACCATCGATCCCCCTTCAAGCGTGGCATGCCCATGAAATGATATTTGGTTTTGTAACAGCAGGCATAGCTGGTTTTTTATTATCTGCCATACCAAACTGGACGAATACACCACCCATAACCGGTAAAAATTTAAAAATTTTATTCAGTCTTTGGTTTGCCGGAAGATTTGCATTTTGGTTGTTCTTATTTTTTGATCATCCGTTTTTTAGCTATTTATTATTTATCGATATGTTATTGCCAATTGCGCAATTTATCCATGTGAGCAAAGTTTTAATATCAGCTAAAAATAATAGAAACTATATTTTTATCGGTATCTTATTTTCCCTAGCCTTAGCTAATTTCTTAGCCATTCTAGATATCAATGATTATAGTATTTCTAGGTCGAGCAGTGGAGCAATATTTGCAACCAATATTCTAATGATAACTCTATCTGTTATCGGCGGCAGAGTTATTCCAAATTTTACTCGTAATTATTTGAAACAAAAAAACAATCCATATGAAATTGGAAAATTCTCTTTGGTTGAAAAACCAGCGCTTACCCTGCTGATTTTAATCGCAGTGTTAGATTTATTTTCTCCCCATTCGATAGCGAGTTATATGATAGCTTTGTTAGCCTCTATTATACATTTCATTAGATTTAGTAGGTGGGGAGGGGGGAAGACGCTGGAGAATCCAATTGTTTGGGTTTTACACTTGGCCTATTTTTTGATGATTATTGCGTTGTTATTAAAAGGGGGGCAGGGAGTTGTAAACCTCCCGTTTAACTTATACCTTCACTGCTTCACAGTCGGCTCAGTAGGGTTGTTTATGATCGCGATTATGTCACGGGCGTCCCTTGGTCATACTGGACGACCGCTAATTGTCAATTCAGTAATTTCATTGGCGTATTTATTCGTGCTTTTCTCAGCTCTCATTCGCATTGTAACTCCCTTTTTCCCTTCATTACTTTCAATTGGAATGGCTCTTTCAATCGGTCTATGGAGTGTGGCATATACCTTGTTTTTAAAAATCTACATTCCTATTTTAATTGCTCCTAGAATTGATGGAAAAGCGGGGTGA
- a CDS encoding molybdopterin molybdotransferase MoeA: MISFKDAQNIILRQKRLSNTVLPIDECVGCVAGEDICSKVFVPSFINSAVDGFAVRSSDLLEASLKNKIELKVAGRTMAGDTCVEDEGILYGSDGVGAWEIMTGACVPKGYDAVVPVEKVETLSRNDENFPSIVTFQEPLNGQANIRMPGEDYKPENLIVEKGRKITSAAIMALSAVGQNKISVVSKPRVTLFSSGNEVVSNGSFALQSGQIRDANGPYLKSALTESGMAKTKFAGILSDDIEQFKTTILTEIEEADVVISTGGVSAGRHDFIPEALRDVDAEIQFHKVAIRPGKPILYATFSNGKHYFGLSGNPISAAVGLRFFVLPLLHHLQSMPSEAPLKACLNRRVTKNHDFHFFAKSKVSVTAEAELVVDVLDGQESFKTHPLLEANCWAVFKENDYALDKGEVIDVYPLSPGCVDLSEEFR, encoded by the coding sequence ATGATTTCGTTTAAAGACGCACAAAATATTATATTAAGACAGAAACGGCTATCGAATACGGTTTTACCAATAGATGAATGCGTTGGATGTGTAGCTGGAGAAGATATCTGTTCTAAAGTGTTTGTTCCCTCTTTTATAAACTCAGCTGTAGACGGGTTTGCTGTGCGGTCTTCTGATTTGTTAGAAGCTAGTTTGAAGAACAAAATAGAATTGAAAGTCGCTGGCCGAACTATGGCAGGTGATACCTGTGTAGAAGATGAGGGGATTTTATACGGATCTGACGGCGTTGGCGCTTGGGAAATAATGACAGGGGCTTGTGTGCCAAAGGGGTATGATGCTGTCGTACCAGTTGAGAAGGTTGAAACCTTAAGCCGGAATGATGAGAACTTTCCTTCGATTGTTACTTTTCAAGAACCTCTAAATGGACAAGCTAATATTAGAATGCCGGGAGAGGATTATAAACCGGAAAATCTTATAGTTGAAAAGGGCCGGAAAATAACCTCAGCGGCCATAATGGCACTTTCCGCTGTTGGGCAGAATAAAATTTCGGTTGTTAGTAAACCCCGGGTTACTCTTTTTAGTAGTGGCAATGAGGTGGTCTCAAATGGCTCTTTTGCCTTGCAATCGGGACAGATTAGAGATGCCAACGGGCCATACTTAAAATCAGCTTTAACTGAAAGTGGAATGGCAAAAACAAAATTCGCTGGAATACTATCCGATGATATAGAGCAATTTAAAACAACAATACTCACTGAGATTGAGGAAGCAGACGTAGTTATTTCTACCGGGGGCGTTTCTGCAGGGCGGCATGACTTCATACCCGAAGCTCTAAGAGATGTAGATGCTGAAATCCAGTTCCATAAAGTGGCAATACGGCCTGGAAAACCAATTCTCTATGCAACTTTTTCAAACGGCAAACATTATTTTGGCTTATCTGGTAATCCGATCTCGGCAGCTGTAGGTTTGCGTTTCTTTGTTCTGCCGCTGTTACACCATCTTCAATCCATGCCAAGTGAGGCTCCCTTAAAAGCATGTTTAAATAGGCGGGTAACGAAAAATCATGACTTTCATTTCTTCGCAAAATCTAAAGTGTCAGTCACAGCTGAAGCCGAGTTGGTTGTTGATGTTTTAGATGGTCAGGAATCTTTTAAAACCCACCCACTGCTGGAAGCAAATTGCTGGGCTGTATTTAAAGAAAATGATTATGCTCTCGATAAAGGTGAAGTCATTGATGTCTACCCATTGAGCCCCGGCTGTGTTGATTTATCTGAGGAGTTTAGGTGA
- the hemN gene encoding oxygen-independent coproporphyrinogen III oxidase, which yields MEQIPRYTSYPTAPNFHKGIDGKTSKSLLGKLGKNDILSLYFHIPFCRQLCWFCGCHTKIVNGYKPIEQYMELLSQEIAMQSKLSGAHIVKYMHFGGGSPTVIEPNDFVKFMNVVRSNFDVLDDAEIAVEIDPRTVSKEKILAYAKSGVNRASLGVQDFNEQVQRAINRHQSFELVKNVVDSLRGTGINEINFDLIYGLPFQSLDTIKKTIDSAVKLDPNRISLFGYAHVPWMKKHQDLIPSEALPGPELRIEMFDFAHDYLIKSGYVSIGLDHFVKPDDSLAIAQKKQEIQRNFQGYTIDKADALLGFGVSSISTLSTAYLQNSSDYRHYATSIEEGNFPVARGIELSDDDIKRRDIIMSIMCGIRTRVCSNEFASELKSLSPFIKNGTVEYRDGFLIMNKREHHQFRKVAAKFDAYLTEGQFSFSQAV from the coding sequence ATGGAACAAATTCCAAGGTATACAAGTTATCCAACAGCCCCCAATTTTCATAAAGGCATTGATGGCAAAACATCTAAAAGCTTGCTGGGAAAATTAGGGAAAAATGATATTTTATCTTTGTATTTTCATATCCCGTTTTGTCGTCAGCTATGTTGGTTTTGTGGCTGTCATACAAAAATTGTAAACGGCTATAAACCCATTGAACAATATATGGAATTGTTAAGCCAAGAAATTGCCATGCAATCAAAACTTTCCGGAGCACATATAGTCAAATATATGCATTTTGGAGGGGGATCGCCCACAGTCATTGAACCGAATGATTTTGTAAAATTCATGAATGTGGTTCGCTCAAACTTTGATGTGTTAGATGATGCAGAAATAGCAGTTGAAATCGACCCAAGGACAGTAAGCAAAGAAAAAATATTGGCTTATGCAAAAAGCGGTGTGAACAGGGCCAGCCTTGGTGTTCAAGACTTTAATGAGCAAGTGCAGCGAGCAATAAATCGTCACCAATCATTTGAATTAGTAAAGAACGTCGTTGATAGTTTACGAGGCACTGGCATAAATGAAATCAATTTTGACCTGATCTATGGGTTGCCGTTTCAAAGTTTAGATACCATCAAAAAAACGATCGATAGTGCTGTAAAGCTAGACCCAAACCGTATCTCTCTATTCGGATATGCTCACGTTCCGTGGATGAAAAAACACCAAGACTTAATCCCATCTGAAGCTCTGCCAGGACCTGAATTAAGAATAGAAATGTTTGATTTCGCACATGACTATTTAATAAAGAGCGGCTATGTCTCAATTGGTTTAGACCATTTTGTAAAACCAGATGATAGTTTAGCAATCGCACAAAAAAAACAAGAAATACAACGTAACTTTCAAGGCTACACAATAGATAAAGCCGACGCCTTATTAGGCTTTGGGGTGTCTTCAATATCCACTTTATCAACAGCCTATTTGCAAAACAGTTCAGACTATAGACACTATGCCACTTCAATTGAGGAAGGAAACTTTCCAGTGGCGCGCGGTATAGAACTCTCAGATGATGATATTAAAAGACGAGATATTATCATGTCTATAATGTGTGGGATAAGGACCAGAGTTTGCTCAAATGAATTTGCAAGCGAACTTAAAAGCCTAAGTCCTTTTATTAAAAATGGAACAGTGGAGTATAGGGATGGTTTTCTTATAATGAACAAAAGAGAGCATCACCAATTTAGAAAAGTAGCTGCAAAGTTTGATGCTTATTTAACAGAAGGACAATTTTCTTTTTCTCAGGCAGTTTAA
- a CDS encoding nitrate/nitrite transporter, whose translation MTIKAVTKNDQIQALGASTLAFTVCFAVWTIFSIIGIRIKAELGLNDTQFGILVATPILTGSLSRIFLGVWADQYGGRIIFTFQMLATAIATYLLTTVSTYPMFLIAALGVGLAGGSFAVGVQYVSTWYSKETQGTALGIFGAGNVGAAVTNFGAPVLLVAMGNEWQAVAQIYAIVVAVTAILFFLFTKDDPALAERKAKGIEHVPFLKQLEPLKQLQVWRFSLYYFFVFGAFVALALWLPRYYVGAYGLELGAAGLLAACYAMPGSIFRALGGWMSDKFGARSIMYWTFVVCALCTFIMSYPATDYKVAGINGDIDFNLTIPLWMFVSLTVVLGFFMSLGKAAVYKHIPVYYPNHVGSVGGIVGLVGGLGGFFLPISFGIMNDLVGVWTSCFMLLTVIITIALVWMHISIQIQEREKHPELRGPKYLPELSSDEDTIMSYLEAQALQQRSELLAQESQQMLQRAETLKRQSEDLLKKSEDLNPV comes from the coding sequence ATGACAATCAAAGCCGTTACCAAGAATGATCAAATACAAGCTTTAGGCGCTAGTACTTTGGCATTTACAGTATGTTTTGCTGTTTGGACAATTTTCTCAATTATCGGAATTCGCATTAAAGCTGAATTGGGCCTCAATGATACTCAATTTGGTATATTGGTCGCCACTCCGATCTTAACGGGGTCACTTAGCCGGATTTTTCTCGGTGTTTGGGCTGACCAATATGGTGGTCGCATCATCTTTACTTTTCAGATGCTAGCAACTGCCATTGCAACTTATTTACTGACCACTGTTTCCACTTATCCGATGTTTTTAATTGCAGCTTTGGGAGTTGGTCTGGCAGGGGGTAGTTTTGCGGTCGGCGTTCAATATGTCTCAACCTGGTATTCGAAAGAAACCCAAGGCACTGCGCTTGGTATTTTTGGTGCCGGTAATGTGGGCGCCGCTGTTACCAACTTTGGCGCCCCGGTTTTACTGGTTGCGATGGGCAATGAATGGCAGGCTGTAGCGCAGATTTACGCTATCGTTGTTGCTGTAACAGCCATCTTATTTTTCCTTTTTACTAAGGATGACCCAGCGCTTGCGGAACGTAAAGCTAAGGGCATTGAGCATGTTCCATTTTTAAAACAATTAGAACCATTGAAACAACTTCAGGTTTGGCGGTTTTCTCTCTATTACTTCTTTGTTTTTGGTGCATTTGTCGCCTTGGCCCTTTGGTTGCCGCGTTACTATGTTGGAGCCTATGGCCTGGAGTTAGGCGCTGCTGGTTTATTGGCTGCATGTTATGCGATGCCAGGTAGTATTTTCAGGGCTCTTGGCGGATGGATGTCAGATAAATTTGGCGCCCGCTCAATCATGTATTGGACATTTGTTGTCTGCGCCCTTTGCACATTTATTATGTCTTATCCGGCGACTGATTATAAAGTTGCTGGCATCAATGGAGACATTGATTTCAATCTCACCATCCCCTTATGGATGTTTGTTTCCCTCACAGTTGTGCTTGGTTTCTTTATGTCTCTTGGCAAGGCTGCTGTTTATAAACACATTCCCGTTTACTACCCAAATCATGTTGGCTCTGTTGGTGGCATCGTCGGGCTTGTTGGCGGTTTGGGTGGTTTCTTCTTACCCATTTCATTTGGCATCATGAATGACCTTGTTGGTGTGTGGACCAGTTGCTTCATGCTCTTAACTGTCATCATCACCATTGCCTTGGTCTGGATGCACATCTCCATTCAAATTCAAGAACGTGAAAAACATCCTGAATTACGCGGTCCTAAATATTTGCCTGAGCTTTCAAGTGATGAAGACACCATCATGAGTTACCTCGAGGCACAGGCACTGCAGCAGAGAAGCGAATTGTTAGCTCAAGAGAGCCAGCAAATGCTGCAGAGGGCTGAGACCTTAAAAAGGCAAAGTGAAGACCTCCTCAAAAAAAGTGAAGACTTAAACCCGGTTTAA